A genomic segment from Bosea sp. OAE506 encodes:
- a CDS encoding SRPBCC family protein — MQTQAQQANDKTYGEVLESGAVRFERMLPGPVERVWSYLVEDGKRATWFCGGETEPRSGGRIDLFFKHSRITDEAPPESARKMNDEGALMSGTVTVYEPPYRLAFNWVGMGDPDSDVEIELTSVGDEVRLVLIHRRLATKSRMAMVSSGWHLHLGLLEDQLLGQVPRPFWSAHEPLMAEYTQMQRDAAL, encoded by the coding sequence CGCAGGCACAGCAGGCGAACGACAAGACCTATGGCGAGGTTCTCGAGAGTGGGGCGGTGCGGTTCGAGCGGATGCTGCCGGGGCCGGTCGAGCGGGTCTGGTCCTATCTGGTCGAGGATGGGAAGCGCGCGACCTGGTTCTGCGGCGGGGAAACCGAACCCCGCTCCGGTGGCCGGATCGACCTCTTCTTCAAGCATTCGCGCATCACCGACGAGGCGCCGCCCGAGAGCGCCCGCAAGATGAACGACGAGGGAGCGCTGATGAGCGGCACGGTCACGGTCTACGAACCGCCGTACCGACTGGCCTTCAACTGGGTCGGGATGGGCGATCCCGATTCCGACGTCGAGATCGAGCTGACGTCGGTGGGCGACGAGGTTCGCCTGGTGCTGATCCATCGCCGGCTGGCGACGAAGTCCCGCATGGCGATGGTGTCCAGCGGCTGGCACCTGCATCTCGGCCTGCTCGAAGACCAGCTTCTCGGGCAGGTGCCGCGGCCCTTCTGGTCGGCGCATGAGCCGCTGATGGCGGAATACACGCAGATGCAGCGCGACGCGGCGCTGTAG
- a CDS encoding ATP-binding protein produces MGQPSNSNRLNNLGILVLVGLSVLLGSVVMTTFSALGTRHRATDESVREDAVWAAYQLDREAKKLAFAVHELTEEPSTALLADVTLRYDILYSRTTLLTNDHFRTKFGRETEILMLAQDARQQILQLAASVDALARESETEASVQASALQGPLTALVQVTERLLNATNLAQSRMRVQDRADTTAAYHQLASAMTALIVSLAMIVVYLGVQLYHIRIARRRFERLSIENADAAKRAEAGARAKSIFLATMSHEIRTPLNGIIGMVDVMRGTQMSGSQRQKLSVIGECSDTLLALIDDILDFSKLESGAVDFEALPFELGDVFATVANVMGARARDKDITLHVEHPPARVTADATRLRQILFNLVGNAVKFTDRGGVRVVGRLDGPWLRVEVEDTGIGIPPEARDRLFQDFSQLDITINRRFGGTGLGLAICRRLIGAMGGDIGVDPREGGGTRFWFTLPVGPVAPSRAAPVTPTEPVADRMFKGRVLVAEDNAINFTVARELLQRFGVEVDHAPDGRIATHLVQSAPYDLVLMDMQMPVMSGLEATQAIRGEGFADLPIVGLTANAFASDREACLAAGMSDFVAKPINRAKIAAILTRWMPDQRPIEDMPPQAAPGTSFGEGKAPAPVDRAVRDELRREIGSDLLDELTRQFWPDATSAIADAAKALLSCDSDTAIRELHTLKGLAGTLGFIAVEASARTAEAAVRTREAADLSDLQATLLRTVLALEAVEPTAALPVEAEAVRRSA; encoded by the coding sequence ATGGGGCAGCCCAGCAACTCGAACCGGCTGAACAATCTCGGGATCCTGGTTCTCGTCGGGCTCAGCGTCCTGCTGGGCAGCGTCGTCATGACGACGTTCTCCGCCCTCGGAACGCGCCACCGGGCGACGGATGAAAGCGTCCGCGAGGATGCAGTCTGGGCGGCCTATCAGCTCGACCGGGAGGCCAAGAAACTCGCCTTCGCTGTGCATGAACTGACGGAGGAGCCCAGCACGGCGCTGCTCGCGGATGTGACGCTGCGCTACGACATCCTGTACAGCCGCACGACACTGCTCACCAACGACCACTTCAGGACCAAATTCGGCCGAGAGACCGAAATTTTGATGCTCGCGCAGGATGCGCGGCAGCAGATCCTGCAATTGGCAGCATCGGTCGATGCGTTGGCGCGCGAGAGCGAGACCGAGGCGTCGGTCCAAGCCTCCGCCCTGCAAGGCCCGCTCACTGCGCTGGTGCAGGTCACCGAGCGCCTGCTGAACGCCACCAACCTGGCGCAGTCCAGGATGCGGGTTCAGGATCGCGCCGACACGACGGCGGCCTATCACCAGCTCGCCAGCGCGATGACGGCGCTGATCGTCTCGCTCGCGATGATCGTGGTCTATCTCGGCGTCCAGCTTTACCACATCCGCATCGCCCGCCGCCGCTTCGAGCGGCTCAGCATCGAGAACGCCGATGCCGCCAAGCGTGCCGAGGCCGGTGCCCGTGCCAAGTCGATCTTCCTGGCGACGATGAGCCACGAGATTCGCACCCCGCTCAACGGCATCATCGGCATGGTCGATGTGATGCGGGGCACGCAGATGAGCGGAAGCCAGCGCCAGAAGCTCTCGGTGATCGGCGAATGCAGCGACACGCTGCTGGCCCTGATCGACGACATCCTCGACTTCTCGAAGCTGGAATCGGGCGCGGTCGATTTCGAGGCGCTGCCCTTCGAACTGGGCGATGTCTTCGCCACGGTCGCGAATGTGATGGGAGCCCGCGCGCGCGACAAGGACATCACCCTGCATGTCGAGCATCCGCCGGCGCGGGTGACGGCGGATGCGACGCGGCTGCGGCAGATCCTGTTCAACCTGGTCGGAAACGCCGTCAAGTTCACCGACCGCGGCGGCGTCCGCGTCGTCGGTCGCCTCGATGGCCCCTGGCTGCGCGTCGAGGTCGAGGACACCGGCATCGGCATCCCGCCCGAGGCCCGCGACCGGCTGTTCCAGGATTTCAGCCAGCTCGACATCACCATCAACCGCCGCTTCGGCGGGACAGGACTCGGCCTCGCCATCTGCCGCCGGCTGATCGGCGCGATGGGCGGCGACATCGGCGTCGACCCCCGAGAGGGCGGCGGCACGCGCTTCTGGTTCACCCTGCCTGTGGGCCCGGTCGCGCCCTCGCGCGCCGCGCCGGTCACTCCGACGGAGCCGGTCGCCGACAGGATGTTCAAGGGGCGGGTCCTCGTGGCAGAGGACAACGCGATCAACTTCACGGTGGCGCGCGAACTGCTCCAGCGCTTCGGCGTCGAGGTCGACCACGCGCCGGACGGCCGCATCGCCACCCACCTCGTCCAGTCCGCACCTTACGACCTGGTGCTGATGGACATGCAGATGCCGGTGATGAGCGGGCTCGAGGCAACGCAGGCGATCCGCGGCGAGGGGTTCGCCGACCTGCCCATCGTCGGGCTGACGGCCAATGCCTTCGCCAGCGACCGCGAGGCCTGTCTGGCCGCGGGCATGAGCGACTTCGTCGCCAAGCCGATCAACCGCGCCAAGATAGCGGCGATCCTGACGCGCTGGATGCCGGATCAGCGGCCGATCGAGGACATGCCGCCACAGGCCGCCCCAGGCACCTCGTTCGGCGAGGGCAAGGCGCCGGCGCCGGTCGACCGGGCCGTCCGCGACGAGCTGAGGCGGGAAATCGGTAGCGATCTGCTCGACGAGCTGACGCGGCAGTTCTGGCCGGATGCGACGAGCGCGATCGCGGATGCCGCGAAGGCGCTGCTGTCGTGCGACAGCGACACGGCGATCCGCGAGCTCCACACCCTCAAGGGGCTGGCGGGAACGCTCGGCTTCATCGCCGTGGAGGCCTCGGCGAGAACGGCCGAGGCTGCCGTCCGCACCCGCGAGGCTGCCGATCTGTCCGACCTTCAGGCGACCCTGCTGCGCACCGTGCTGGCGCTCGAGGCCGTCGAACCCACGGCAGCCCTCCCCGTCGAGGCCGAGGCGGTACGCCGCTCGGCCTGA
- a CDS encoding HD domain-containing phosphohydrolase: MKILIVDDNRSYLMVLRGVVNNIGDHHITVFSNPLEALEAAASIEFDLVLVDYLMPEMDGVSFIRALRQMPNHRDQPIVMVTTTEQRETRMAALDAGATDFLRKPIEPVELRVRVQNLLALREAQTVMRDKAAWLAKEVRQATQDLVESQRDMARRLSRAIDCRDGHTGDHVARMAALCRIIAEGLGLDRDQCETIHAAAPMHDVGKIGIPDFILQKPGRLTDEEMAVMRTHVSIGEAILADGRSALMRCAERIASTHHERWDGKGYPRGLAGHDIPIEGRIAAVADVFEALCANRIYRPGRPPEDARQFILAGSGRHFDPACVAAFEARWTEILALINATSDPLTHPIALAS; this comes from the coding sequence ATGAAGATCCTGATCGTCGACGACAACCGCAGTTATCTGATGGTGCTGCGGGGCGTCGTGAACAACATCGGCGACCATCACATCACGGTCTTCTCCAACCCGCTCGAGGCACTGGAGGCGGCAGCCAGCATCGAGTTCGACCTCGTGCTCGTGGACTATCTGATGCCGGAGATGGACGGCGTCTCCTTCATCCGCGCACTGCGGCAGATGCCGAACCATCGCGACCAGCCCATCGTCATGGTCACCACCACCGAGCAGCGCGAGACCCGCATGGCTGCGCTGGACGCGGGCGCGACCGACTTCCTGCGCAAGCCGATCGAGCCGGTCGAGCTGCGCGTGCGGGTCCAGAACCTGCTGGCCCTGCGCGAGGCGCAGACGGTGATGCGCGACAAGGCGGCCTGGCTCGCCAAGGAGGTCCGGCAGGCAACGCAGGATCTCGTCGAGAGCCAGCGCGACATGGCGCGGCGGCTCTCGCGCGCCATCGACTGCCGCGACGGCCATACCGGCGACCATGTCGCGCGCATGGCCGCGCTGTGCCGCATCATCGCCGAAGGGCTCGGCCTCGACCGCGATCAGTGCGAGACCATCCATGCCGCCGCGCCGATGCACGATGTCGGCAAGATCGGCATCCCCGATTTCATCCTGCAGAAACCAGGCCGCCTCACCGATGAGGAGATGGCGGTGATGCGCACGCATGTCTCGATCGGCGAAGCCATTCTCGCCGATGGCCGCTCGGCCCTGATGCGCTGCGCCGAGCGGATCGCCAGCACCCATCACGAGCGCTGGGACGGCAAGGGCTATCCGCGCGGGCTTGCCGGCCACGACATTCCCATCGAGGGTCGCATCGCCGCGGTGGCGGATGTGTTCGAGGCGCTCTGCGCCAACCGGATCTACCGCCCCGGTCGCCCGCCGGAAGACGCCCGCCAGTTCATCCTCGCGGGCTCCGGCCGCCATTTCGATCCTGCCTGCGTCGCAGCCTTCGAGGCCCGCTGGACCGAGATCCTCGCCTTGATCAACGCCACGTCCGACCCTCTGACACACCCGATTGCCCTCGCGAGCTGA
- a CDS encoding CHASE3 domain-containing protein gives MPISQAFFRRTNLLLMAAGLFALIAIVAGTLWLTLASERSFGQVVDAREVRSASADLMSLVQDAETGQRGFLLTRDQTYLAPYTEAVARFEERFRRLADAVADEVDMAPYAARLRKALDAKMAELAETVALAQGGDIARALSVVGDGRGKALMDEARAAFASILVRSEARLLSAIAAQETAASRLRWVTIVGAVFILGLAAAAAWTILGYTNEIVAARRELEGLNAGLEERVRERTDALVKANQEIQRFAYIVTHDLRAPLVNIMGFTSELEETFKPLGAYLDADAEKAAALKPDAEIALKTDAPEALDFIRSSTRKMDGLINAILKISREGSRALKPERVMLDALLEAAAASVHHQASETGGGIAIEAQVDRIVSDRFSLDQIIGNLLDNAIKYRAPDRALQIVARTLSPRPGWVAIEIEDNGRGIASGDHERIFELFRRSGTQNTPGEGIGLAHVRTLVRNLGGDITVRSEFGVGTTFTVLLPADLRSVKRSHQP, from the coding sequence ATGCCCATTTCCCAGGCCTTCTTCCGCCGCACGAACCTCCTGCTGATGGCGGCGGGCCTCTTCGCGCTGATCGCCATCGTCGCGGGCACGCTGTGGCTGACGCTGGCCTCGGAGCGGTCCTTCGGGCAGGTCGTCGACGCCCGCGAGGTTCGCAGCGCGTCTGCCGACCTGATGTCGCTCGTCCAGGATGCCGAAACGGGTCAGCGCGGCTTTCTGCTGACGCGCGACCAGACCTATCTCGCCCCCTATACGGAGGCGGTAGCCCGCTTCGAGGAGCGCTTCCGGCGGCTCGCCGATGCGGTGGCCGACGAGGTCGACATGGCGCCCTATGCCGCGCGCCTCCGCAAGGCCCTGGATGCGAAGATGGCGGAGCTCGCCGAGACCGTCGCCCTGGCGCAAGGCGGGGATATCGCGCGCGCGCTCTCCGTCGTCGGGGATGGGCGCGGCAAGGCCCTGATGGACGAGGCGCGCGCCGCCTTCGCCAGCATCCTGGTCCGCTCCGAGGCGCGGCTGCTCTCCGCCATCGCGGCGCAGGAAACCGCAGCCTCGCGCCTGCGTTGGGTCACGATCGTCGGCGCCGTTTTCATTCTCGGGCTCGCCGCTGCGGCAGCCTGGACCATCCTGGGCTACACCAACGAGATCGTCGCGGCACGACGCGAACTGGAGGGGCTGAACGCCGGGCTGGAGGAGCGCGTGCGCGAGCGCACCGACGCGTTGGTCAAGGCCAACCAGGAAATCCAGCGCTTCGCCTATATCGTCACGCACGACCTGCGGGCGCCGCTGGTCAACATCATGGGTTTCACCAGCGAGTTGGAGGAGACCTTCAAGCCGCTCGGCGCCTATCTCGACGCCGATGCCGAGAAGGCCGCTGCTCTGAAGCCGGACGCCGAGATCGCGCTGAAGACCGACGCGCCGGAGGCGCTCGACTTCATCCGCTCCTCGACGCGCAAGATGGACGGGCTGATCAACGCCATCCTGAAGATCTCGCGCGAGGGCAGCCGGGCGCTGAAGCCCGAGCGGGTGATGCTCGATGCGCTGCTGGAGGCGGCGGCGGCCTCCGTTCACCACCAGGCCAGCGAAACCGGCGGCGGCATCGCGATCGAGGCGCAGGTCGACCGCATCGTCAGCGACCGCTTCTCGCTCGACCAGATCATCGGCAACCTGCTCGACAATGCGATCAAGTACCGCGCGCCGGACCGGGCCCTGCAGATCGTCGCGCGGACGCTGAGCCCGCGGCCGGGCTGGGTCGCGATCGAGATCGAGGACAATGGCCGCGGCATCGCTTCCGGTGACCATGAGCGGATCTTCGAGCTGTTTCGCCGCTCGGGAACACAAAATACGCCGGGCGAGGGGATCGGGCTTGCGCATGTGCGCACGCTCGTGCGCAACCTCGGCGGAGACATCACCGTCCGGTCGGAATTCGGCGTGGGAACGACCTTCACGGTCCTGCTGCCGGCCGATCTGCGGAGCGTGAAACGGAGCCACCAGCCATGA